A genomic region of Armatimonadota bacterium contains the following coding sequences:
- a CDS encoding DNA primase, producing MVDSRDAVEEIRGRINILDVISEYVSLKRAGKSFKGLCPFHAEKTPSFNVSEEFQSWHCFGCDEHGDVFSFLMKIENLTFAEALERLAKKTGVELQRSKDRQTSRRELLSRINGLAAAYYAALLKRNPAALEYLVGRGLAEETIEEFRLGYAAPGWDGLATYLAGKKVSEGDAALAGLLIKGDRGYYDRFRHRVVFPILDIQERVIGFGGRAIGDDQPKYLNSPETPLFSKTRALYGLNLARKKIAAEDAAVVVEGYMDVIAAHQAGFGHCVATLGTALTTEHTNILSRYTKRIVLAYDADGAGMKAALRSAAMFLEAEFDVRIARLPKGEDPDSMLRRGATAEFASALSDAQPIVDYRLGLLRESHDLSTPAGKASMLREIARILAEIPSTLQREEYIRSLAVGRFHPSWESGRIGEVDIRREIEQILRRRGAGPHRAPRVEEDRKQPESEPEARIGSAERSILRALIHGSEYTAVLAESVSPEDFSTESGREAASALMGMIAEQGTVSVPELLAAVGGGAGKIISELAVDDEGPPLTEEWLRGCAESVKKARLKRLRTQDVMQPFIREGIIEAGDSPEQTRERLRAYLKESGKLSEEGAREGNKDSDS from the coding sequence GTGGTTGACTCGCGCGACGCAGTTGAAGAGATCCGCGGGCGGATCAACATCCTCGATGTCATATCCGAGTATGTGTCGCTGAAACGCGCCGGCAAGAGCTTCAAGGGCCTCTGCCCGTTCCACGCGGAGAAAACACCCTCGTTCAACGTCAGCGAGGAGTTCCAGTCCTGGCACTGTTTCGGCTGCGACGAGCACGGAGACGTGTTCTCGTTCCTGATGAAGATCGAGAACCTTACGTTTGCGGAGGCGCTGGAACGGCTGGCAAAGAAAACCGGAGTAGAGCTGCAGCGCTCCAAAGACCGACAGACAAGCCGCAGAGAGCTCCTGAGTAGGATCAACGGTCTCGCTGCGGCTTATTACGCCGCCCTGTTGAAACGCAATCCGGCGGCCCTGGAGTACCTCGTCGGGCGCGGGCTTGCAGAAGAAACCATCGAGGAGTTCAGGCTCGGGTACGCGGCGCCCGGATGGGACGGGCTGGCGACATATCTGGCCGGCAAGAAGGTGAGCGAGGGCGACGCCGCGCTGGCCGGGCTTCTCATCAAGGGCGATCGCGGCTATTACGATCGGTTTCGGCATCGGGTGGTCTTCCCGATCCTTGACATCCAGGAGCGCGTGATCGGGTTCGGCGGGAGGGCGATCGGAGACGATCAGCCGAAATACCTGAACTCGCCGGAGACACCGCTCTTCAGCAAGACCCGGGCGCTCTACGGCCTGAATCTCGCGCGGAAGAAGATCGCGGCGGAGGACGCGGCGGTAGTCGTCGAAGGGTATATGGACGTCATCGCGGCGCACCAGGCGGGCTTCGGCCACTGCGTTGCGACGCTCGGCACGGCCCTGACGACCGAGCACACGAACATCCTGTCCCGCTACACGAAGAGGATCGTGCTGGCCTACGATGCGGACGGCGCCGGCATGAAGGCCGCCCTGCGGAGCGCGGCGATGTTCCTCGAAGCGGAGTTCGACGTGCGGATCGCCCGGCTGCCGAAGGGGGAAGACCCGGACAGCATGCTCCGAAGAGGGGCGACGGCGGAGTTCGCATCCGCGCTGTCGGACGCCCAGCCGATAGTGGACTACAGGTTGGGCCTGCTGAGGGAGTCTCACGACCTCTCGACGCCGGCGGGCAAGGCCTCGATGCTCAGGGAGATCGCGCGGATCCTGGCGGAGATTCCGTCTACCCTCCAGAGGGAAGAATACATACGGAGCCTGGCGGTCGGCCGCTTCCACCCCAGTTGGGAGAGCGGGCGCATCGGCGAGGTTGACATCAGGCGCGAGATCGAGCAGATACTCCGCCGCAGGGGCGCCGGCCCGCACAGAGCCCCTCGCGTCGAGGAGGACAGGAAACAGCCGGAGTCCGAGCCGGAAGCGCGGATCGGCAGCGCGGAGAGAAGCATTCTCCGAGCGCTGATCCACGGGAGCGAATACACCGCCGTGCTCGCCGAGTCGGTCTCGCCGGAGGATTTCTCGACCGAGTCCGGGCGCGAGGCCGCATCGGCGCTGATGGGGATGATCGCGGAGCAAGGGACCGTCAGCGTGCCCGAACTGCTCGCGGCGGTCGGCGGCGGCGCAGGGAAGATCATCTCGGAACTGGCCGTAGACGACGAAGGCCCGCCGCTGACCGAGGAATGGCTGCGGGGATGCGCCGAGTCCGTAAAGAAGGCCCGTCTGAAGAGGCTTCGCACGCAGGACGTCATGCAGCCGTTCATACGGGAAGGGATCATCGAGGCGGGAGACAGCCCCGAACAGACGAGGGAGCGGCTCAGGGCGTACCTGAAGGAGTCCGGAAAGCTTTCGGAAGAGGGCGCCCGTGAGGGGAATAAAGACAGTGACAGTTGA